One window of Saccharopolyspora phatthalungensis genomic DNA carries:
- a CDS encoding ABC-F family ATP-binding cassette domain-containing protein, whose amino-acid sequence MVNLVNLESVSKSYGVRPLLDGVSLGVSAGERIGVVGLNGGGKTTLLEVLSGLTEPDSGRVSQSRDLRMAVVTQRTELAADSTVRNAVLDPHGFSAEHEWAADPRVRSVLTGLGMTRLGLDTPVTDFSGGERRRVALAAALVRDLDLLVLDEPTNHLDVEGVRWLADHLLERKCALVIVTHDRWFLDTVCNRTWEVVQGSVEQYEGGYADWVFARAERARIAQQAEEKRQNLARKELAWLQRGAKARTSKPRYRMEAAEALISDVPAPRDTVELVAFAKRRLGKTVLELEDVDLRIADRTLLDDVTWRLGPGDRLGLVGVNGSGKTTLLKLLAGEREPDAGKRVEGKTVRLAHLTQELHDLPGHWRVLEAIENVAERVTLGKYELSASQLGERFGFGKGRQWTPVEDLSGGERRRLQLARLLMAEPNVLILDEPTNDLDIDTLQQLEDLLDSWPGTLVVVSHDRYLVERVCDSVHALFGDGRLTHLPGGIDEYLQRRQSLLSAAEGSVGKQATDAAKPRGLSGAEEHAARKELARCERQLDKLAEREKGLHEKLAAAATAPERLAELHAQLRALHQEKDEVETRWMELADQLG is encoded by the coding sequence ATGGTGAACCTGGTCAATCTGGAATCGGTCAGCAAGAGCTACGGCGTGCGTCCGCTGCTGGACGGCGTTTCGCTGGGTGTCTCGGCGGGCGAGCGCATCGGCGTCGTCGGGCTCAACGGTGGGGGCAAGACGACGCTGCTGGAGGTGCTCTCCGGTCTCACCGAGCCGGACAGCGGCCGGGTCAGCCAGAGTCGCGATCTGCGGATGGCGGTGGTCACCCAGCGCACCGAGCTTGCCGCGGACTCGACCGTGCGCAACGCGGTCCTCGACCCGCACGGTTTCAGCGCCGAGCACGAATGGGCCGCCGACCCGCGGGTGCGGTCGGTGCTCACCGGCCTCGGCATGACCCGGCTCGGCCTGGACACCCCGGTCACCGATTTTTCCGGCGGCGAGCGCCGCCGCGTCGCGTTGGCCGCCGCGCTGGTGCGCGACCTCGACCTGCTGGTGCTCGACGAACCGACCAACCACCTCGACGTCGAGGGCGTGCGCTGGCTGGCCGACCACCTGCTGGAGCGCAAGTGCGCGCTGGTGATCGTCACCCACGACCGCTGGTTCCTGGACACCGTCTGCAACCGCACCTGGGAGGTCGTCCAGGGGAGCGTGGAGCAGTACGAGGGCGGCTACGCGGACTGGGTCTTCGCCCGTGCCGAACGGGCCCGCATCGCGCAGCAGGCCGAGGAGAAGCGGCAGAACCTCGCGCGCAAGGAACTCGCGTGGCTGCAGCGCGGCGCGAAGGCGCGAACCTCGAAGCCTCGGTACCGGATGGAGGCCGCCGAGGCGCTGATCTCCGATGTGCCGGCGCCGCGCGACACCGTCGAGCTGGTCGCGTTCGCCAAGCGGCGGCTCGGCAAGACGGTGCTGGAGCTGGAGGACGTCGACCTGCGGATCGCGGACCGCACGCTGCTGGACGACGTCACCTGGCGGCTCGGCCCGGGCGACCGGCTCGGCCTGGTAGGCGTCAACGGCTCCGGCAAGACCACCCTGCTGAAGCTGCTCGCCGGTGAGCGCGAACCGGATGCGGGCAAGCGCGTCGAGGGCAAGACGGTACGGCTGGCGCACCTGACCCAGGAACTGCACGACCTGCCCGGGCATTGGCGGGTGCTGGAGGCGATCGAGAACGTCGCCGAGCGGGTCACCCTGGGCAAGTACGAGCTGTCCGCCTCCCAGCTCGGCGAACGCTTCGGGTTCGGCAAGGGGCGGCAGTGGACGCCGGTCGAGGACCTCTCCGGCGGCGAGCGCCGTCGCTTGCAGCTGGCGCGGCTGCTGATGGCCGAACCGAACGTGCTGATCCTCGACGAGCCCACCAACGACCTCGACATCGACACGCTCCAGCAGCTCGAAGACCTGTTGGACAGCTGGCCGGGCACATTGGTGGTCGTTTCTCACGACCGCTACCTGGTGGAGCGGGTGTGCGACAGCGTGCACGCGTTGTTCGGCGACGGTCGGCTCACGCACCTGCCGGGCGGCATCGACGAGTACTTGCAGCGCCGGCAGTCGCTGCTGTCGGCCGCCGAAGGCAGCGTCGGCAAACAGGCGACCGATGCGGCGAAGCCGCGAGGGCTCTCCGGCGCGGAGGAGCACGCAGCGCGCAAGGAGCTGGCGCGTTGCGAGCGGCAGCTCGACAAGCTCGCGGAACGCGAGAAGGGGCTGCACGAGAAGCTGGCCGCGGCGGCGACAGCGCCGGAGCGGCTGGCGGAGCTGCATGCGCAGCTGCGCGCGCTGCACCAGGAGAAGGACGAGGTTGAAACCCGCTGGATGGAGCTCGCCGACCAACTCGGGTGA
- a CDS encoding 4-(cytidine 5'-diphospho)-2-C-methyl-D-erythritol kinase, whose amino-acid sequence MVPTPITVRVPAKVNLHLSVGDPRPDGYHELVTIFQALSMTDEVTVLVAEEPGIDVHGDGADSVPTGPSNLAWKAVQLLAEHSGRDPEEPGVRLSINKGIPVAGGMAGGSADAAAALLALNHLWRLELGRDELSEIAGRLGSDVPFSLQGGTALGTGRGERLVPVLARHTFHWVIALDRRGLGTPGVYTELDRLRAESKPNRVGEVEPLLEALATGDPRQLALLLGNDLQAAAVSLRPGLRRTLRAGVQAGALAGIVSGSGPTCAFLCTDADAAVRVAAELSGAGVCRTVRVAHGPVPGARIVSEDRADRPTPPQVHA is encoded by the coding sequence GTGGTTCCTACCCCGATCACCGTTCGCGTCCCGGCCAAGGTGAACCTGCACCTGTCGGTCGGTGACCCCCGCCCGGACGGCTACCACGAGCTGGTCACCATCTTCCAGGCGCTGTCGATGACCGATGAGGTCACCGTGCTCGTCGCCGAGGAACCGGGCATTGACGTGCACGGCGACGGCGCGGACTCGGTGCCCACCGGCCCCAGCAATCTGGCGTGGAAGGCAGTGCAGCTGCTCGCCGAGCACAGCGGCCGGGATCCGGAGGAACCCGGGGTGCGGCTGTCGATCAACAAGGGCATCCCGGTCGCCGGCGGGATGGCCGGGGGCAGCGCCGACGCGGCCGCGGCCTTGCTCGCGCTGAACCACCTGTGGCGGCTGGAGCTGGGCCGCGACGAGCTCAGCGAGATCGCCGGGCGGTTGGGCAGCGACGTCCCGTTCTCGTTGCAGGGCGGCACCGCGTTGGGCACCGGTCGCGGCGAGCGGCTCGTGCCGGTGCTGGCGCGGCACACCTTCCATTGGGTGATCGCGCTGGACCGGCGAGGTTTGGGTACGCCCGGCGTCTACACCGAACTCGACCGGCTGCGAGCGGAGTCGAAGCCGAACCGGGTTGGCGAGGTCGAACCGCTGCTGGAGGCACTGGCGACCGGCGACCCGCGGCAGCTCGCCCTGCTTCTAGGCAATGACCTCCAGGCCGCCGCGGTGTCGCTGCGGCCCGGCCTGCGGCGGACCTTGCGCGCGGGGGTGCAGGCGGGCGCGCTGGCGGGGATCGTGTCCGGATCGGGCCCTACCTGTGCCTTCCTCTGCACCGACGCGGACGCCGCCGTGCGTGTGGCGGCCGAGCTCTCTGGCGCGGGAGTGTGTCGCACGGTCCGCGTCGCGCATGGCCCGGTGCCCGGCGCGCGGATCGTCTCCGAGGACCGTGCCGACCGCCCCACCCCGCCCCAGGTCCACGCCTGA
- a CDS encoding MetQ/NlpA family ABC transporter substrate-binding protein → MRLRFAALLAAAGLALAACGGSSAAEDPNAPLRIGVSPTPHGEILQYVKDNLAQQAGIGIEIEKFDDYIRPNEAVAHGELDANYFQHQPYLDEYRKQRGGDFAWVQAVHLEPLAVYSKQVKSLQEIPNGATVTLSNDPANQYRGLKLLEQGGLLKLKPEAAVGTRLAAAVAENPKNIQLRDLSPDQLPRSVDDAAAAVVNGNYAIKANLQNPIAVESPDHNPYANGLVTTPALAKDPRIQKLAELLRSQQVKDFINQKYGGVAVIPAS, encoded by the coding sequence ATGCGTTTGCGCTTTGCCGCCCTGCTGGCCGCTGCCGGTCTGGCGCTGGCCGCGTGCGGCGGCAGCTCGGCCGCCGAAGACCCGAACGCGCCGCTGCGGATCGGCGTCAGCCCGACCCCGCATGGCGAGATCCTGCAGTACGTCAAGGACAACTTGGCCCAACAGGCCGGGATCGGTATCGAAATCGAAAAGTTCGACGACTACATCCGGCCGAACGAGGCCGTCGCGCACGGGGAGCTGGACGCGAACTACTTCCAGCACCAGCCCTATCTGGACGAGTACCGCAAGCAGCGTGGCGGCGACTTCGCCTGGGTCCAGGCCGTGCACCTGGAGCCGCTCGCGGTGTACTCCAAGCAGGTCAAGTCGCTGCAGGAGATCCCGAACGGCGCGACGGTCACGCTGTCCAACGATCCGGCGAACCAGTACCGCGGGCTAAAGCTGCTGGAGCAGGGCGGCCTGCTCAAGCTCAAGCCGGAGGCCGCGGTGGGCACCCGGCTGGCCGCGGCGGTCGCCGAGAACCCCAAGAACATCCAGCTCAGGGACCTTTCGCCGGACCAGCTGCCGCGTTCGGTGGATGACGCCGCGGCGGCGGTGGTCAACGGCAACTACGCGATCAAGGCGAACCTGCAGAACCCGATCGCCGTGGAGAGCCCGGATCACAACCCGTACGCCAACGGTCTGGTGACCACCCCGGCGCTGGCGAAGGACCCGCGAATCCAGAAGCTCGCCGAGCTGCTCCGCTCGCAACAGGTCAAGGACTTCATCAACCAGAAGTACGGCGGCGTCGCGGTGATCCCGGCGTCCTGA
- a CDS encoding ABC transporter permease subunit, with the protein MSDVTPWSEVLEILGEATIDTLYMVLVSTLLAVLGGLPLGVLLHSASPVGLSPKPVLYRVLGVVVDVVRSVPFVVLLVVLASFTRLLIGTSIGSTAVIVPLTIGAIPFFARLTQNALREVSFTVVEAAITTGSSRPRIVWTVLLGEARAALVGAVGVTAVALIGYAAMAGAIGGGGLGTTAIQDGYQGYDDRILWGSVVVLGVLAFAMQLITDRTAKIVDRRRIATN; encoded by the coding sequence GTGAGCGATGTGACCCCCTGGTCGGAGGTCCTTGAAATACTTGGTGAAGCGACGATCGACACGCTCTACATGGTGTTGGTGTCGACCCTGCTGGCAGTCCTCGGCGGCCTGCCCCTGGGCGTGCTGCTGCACTCGGCCTCGCCGGTCGGCCTGAGCCCGAAGCCCGTGCTGTACCGGGTGCTCGGCGTGGTCGTCGACGTGGTGCGTTCGGTGCCGTTCGTCGTGCTGCTGGTGGTGCTGGCGTCCTTCACCCGGCTGTTGATCGGCACGTCGATCGGCAGCACTGCCGTGATCGTGCCGCTGACCATCGGTGCCATCCCGTTCTTCGCGCGGCTGACGCAGAACGCGTTGCGCGAGGTCAGCTTCACCGTGGTCGAAGCCGCGATCACCACCGGATCGAGTCGGCCGCGGATCGTGTGGACGGTGTTGCTCGGCGAGGCGCGGGCCGCGCTGGTCGGTGCCGTCGGCGTCACCGCAGTGGCGCTGATCGGCTACGCCGCGATGGCCGGCGCGATCGGCGGCGGCGGGCTGGGTACGACCGCGATCCAGGACGGCTACCAGGGCTATGACGACCGGATCCTGTGGGGATCGGTGGTCGTGCTCGGGGTGCTGGCCTTCGCCATGCAGCTGATCACCGACCGCACCGCGAAGATCGTCGACCGCCGGCGCATCGCCACGAACTAG
- a CDS encoding methionine ABC transporter ATP-binding protein: MITVENLTKSFQHNNGTVRALDGVSMDVPAGAVCGVVGPSGAGKSTLARCIALLEKPDGGAIRVDDTDLVSLDGKALRAARRQIGVVPQGDSLLRQRTAAGNVALPLEAAGLTGPQRRSRVGELLDLVGLTDKAAVYPDQLSGGQRQRVAVARALAAKPSVLLADEPTSALDPGTTDSVLTVLDRARAELGVTVLVVTHDMAVVRKLADDVAVLENGRVVEHGKVLDLVAEPGSRVGAALLPDTDQAEPLRPTNGRHDVVAEVVLVGFAAVGALLPEASSRFGVELAILGGGLTRLGDTPVAKFRVGLTGERAEAALKWMIERDAHVRRAPVCVDGAAA, translated from the coding sequence GTGATCACAGTTGAGAACCTGACCAAGTCCTTCCAGCACAACAACGGAACCGTCCGCGCCCTCGACGGCGTGTCGATGGACGTCCCGGCCGGTGCGGTGTGCGGCGTGGTCGGCCCGAGCGGGGCCGGCAAGTCCACCCTGGCTCGCTGCATCGCTCTGTTGGAGAAGCCAGACGGCGGCGCTATCCGCGTCGACGACACCGACCTGGTTTCCCTTGACGGCAAGGCCCTCCGCGCTGCTCGTCGGCAGATTGGCGTTGTGCCGCAAGGTGATTCGCTGCTGCGGCAGCGCACGGCCGCGGGTAACGTGGCGCTGCCGCTGGAAGCGGCCGGGCTCACCGGCCCGCAGCGGCGCAGCCGCGTCGGCGAACTGCTGGATCTGGTGGGCCTGACCGACAAGGCCGCTGTCTACCCCGACCAGCTCTCCGGCGGGCAGCGCCAGCGCGTCGCCGTGGCGCGTGCGCTGGCCGCCAAGCCGTCGGTGCTGCTGGCCGACGAGCCGACCTCGGCGCTCGACCCGGGCACCACCGACTCGGTGCTCACCGTGCTGGACCGCGCCCGCGCCGAACTGGGCGTCACCGTGCTGGTCGTCACCCACGACATGGCGGTCGTGCGCAAGCTCGCCGACGACGTTGCGGTGCTGGAGAACGGCCGGGTGGTCGAGCACGGCAAGGTCCTCGACCTGGTCGCCGAGCCCGGCAGCCGGGTGGGCGCCGCACTGCTGCCCGACACCGACCAGGCCGAGCCGCTCAGGCCGACCAACGGTCGGCATGACGTCGTCGCCGAGGTCGTGCTGGTCGGCTTCGCCGCGGTCGGCGCGCTGCTGCCGGAAGCTTCCAGCCGGTTCGGGGTCGAGTTGGCAATCCTGGGCGGCGGGCTGACCCGGCTGGGGGACACGCCGGTGGCGAAGTTCAGGGTCGGCCTGACCGGCGAGCGCGCCGAGGCGGCCCTGAAGTGGATGATCGAGCGGGACGCGCATGTGCGACGCGCCCCGGTTTGCGTTGACGGAGCTGCCGCGTGA
- the rsmA gene encoding 16S rRNA (adenine(1518)-N(6)/adenine(1519)-N(6))-dimethyltransferase RsmA, with product MDDQQATLLGPADVRRLAEELDIRPTKKLGQNFVHDPNTVRRIVAAASVTPDDVVLEVGPGLGSLTLALLPASGAVTAVEIDPVLAARLPRTAAEFAPALAERLTVLRADALRVRAEDFPEPPTALVANLPYNVAVPVVLHLLAELPSMEHGLVMVQSEVADRMAARPGSRVYGVPSAKAAWFADVRRAGPVPRKVFWPVPNVDSGLVSLRRTEPPSTAPRQEVFRVVDAAFAQRRKTLRAALSGWAGSAAHAESVLRAAGVDPAARGEQLEIGDFARIAEAAATERGR from the coding sequence GTGGACGACCAGCAGGCGACGCTGCTCGGCCCGGCCGATGTGCGTCGGCTGGCCGAGGAACTCGACATCCGGCCGACGAAGAAGCTCGGCCAGAACTTCGTGCATGACCCGAACACGGTGCGCCGGATCGTGGCCGCGGCGTCGGTCACGCCGGATGATGTCGTCCTGGAGGTCGGTCCCGGCCTGGGCTCACTGACGCTCGCCCTCCTTCCCGCCTCCGGCGCAGTGACCGCCGTCGAGATCGATCCGGTGCTTGCGGCGCGGCTGCCGCGCACCGCCGCCGAGTTCGCCCCGGCGTTGGCCGAGCGGCTTACCGTGCTCCGAGCTGACGCCCTGCGGGTCCGCGCCGAGGACTTCCCGGAACCGCCGACCGCGCTGGTCGCGAACCTGCCCTACAACGTTGCCGTTCCGGTGGTGCTGCATCTGCTGGCCGAGTTACCGAGCATGGAACACGGCCTGGTCATGGTGCAATCCGAGGTGGCCGACCGGATGGCCGCCAGGCCGGGCAGCCGGGTCTACGGCGTGCCGAGCGCCAAGGCCGCGTGGTTCGCCGATGTGCGCCGCGCCGGTCCCGTGCCGCGCAAGGTGTTCTGGCCGGTGCCCAATGTGGACTCCGGCCTCGTGTCGTTGCGCCGCACCGAACCGCCGTCGACCGCGCCGCGCCAGGAGGTCTTCCGCGTGGTGGATGCGGCGTTCGCCCAGCGGCGCAAGACATTGCGCGCGGCGCTGTCGGGCTGGGCCGGGTCCGCTGCGCACGCGGAGAGCGTTCTGCGGGCGGCCGGGGTGGATCCGGCGGCGCGCGGCGAACAGTTGGAGATCGGCGATTTCGCGCGCATCGCCGAAGCCGCGGCTACCGAGCGCGGTCGCTGA
- a CDS encoding resuscitation-promoting factor: protein MNGRGEPSHPGHAHRSDDGYWAESFDAATDWFTPVQVAEPRTAVGLLERPGQQSYPADDHPSFPPGSLEITPADIYEVLGPDAEDMLATAEIDVDEVIRLINAETTVLPPLVIPDALPEAEESDAPPVELAEAITTWKQRFLKGAVAGVLLTLTGTGGAAAAMDKSVTVEVDGHEHTISTYEGTVGEVLADEGITVGQHDALSPTPQAKVSDGDTITLDRGRLLKLTVDGEHREEWVRSVTVDQALRQLGVPADGASVSADRTMAVPEQGMDLVVKTRKNITIIDGANAPRQLTTTAVNIDELAQEQQLKLGPDDTITPGGDQRLVSGAEVRIDRTGSTVINMTLPVPPPVQEIVDNTMFKGDERVDFPGVPGEKIVFTRVTTRNGEETGRESVGERITKQAQPKVVRVGGKQRPTDGIWDKLAQCEATGNWAMNSGNGYYGGLQFDKSTWNAFGGDQYAPYPHQASREQQIAVAEKVRASRGGGYGAWPSCSSKLGL, encoded by the coding sequence GTGAACGGACGCGGCGAGCCCAGCCATCCCGGCCATGCCCATCGGTCGGACGACGGCTACTGGGCCGAATCCTTCGACGCGGCAACGGACTGGTTCACCCCGGTGCAAGTTGCCGAGCCCCGCACCGCCGTCGGTCTCCTGGAACGCCCGGGCCAGCAGAGCTACCCGGCCGACGACCACCCCAGCTTCCCGCCCGGTTCGCTTGAGATCACCCCGGCGGACATCTACGAGGTGCTCGGCCCGGACGCCGAGGACATGCTCGCCACCGCCGAGATCGATGTCGACGAGGTCATCCGGCTGATCAACGCCGAGACCACGGTGCTGCCGCCGCTGGTCATCCCGGACGCGTTGCCGGAGGCCGAGGAGAGCGACGCCCCGCCGGTGGAGCTCGCCGAGGCGATCACCACCTGGAAGCAGCGGTTCCTCAAGGGCGCGGTGGCCGGTGTGCTGCTCACCCTCACCGGCACCGGCGGCGCGGCAGCCGCGATGGACAAGTCGGTGACCGTCGAGGTCGACGGGCACGAGCACACGATCAGCACCTACGAGGGCACCGTCGGCGAAGTGCTCGCCGATGAGGGCATCACCGTCGGCCAGCACGACGCGCTCAGCCCCACGCCGCAGGCCAAGGTCAGCGACGGCGACACGATCACCCTCGACCGCGGGCGGCTGCTGAAGCTGACCGTCGACGGCGAGCACCGCGAGGAGTGGGTCCGCTCGGTCACGGTCGACCAGGCGCTGCGTCAGCTCGGCGTACCGGCCGACGGCGCCTCAGTCTCGGCCGACCGCACGATGGCCGTGCCCGAGCAGGGCATGGACCTGGTCGTCAAGACCCGCAAGAACATCACCATCATCGACGGGGCGAATGCGCCCCGGCAGCTGACCACCACCGCCGTCAACATCGACGAGCTGGCCCAGGAGCAGCAGCTCAAGCTCGGCCCCGACGACACCATCACGCCCGGTGGCGATCAGCGGCTGGTCAGCGGCGCCGAGGTGCGCATCGACCGCACCGGCAGCACGGTGATCAACATGACGCTGCCGGTCCCGCCGCCGGTGCAGGAGATCGTCGACAACACGATGTTCAAGGGCGATGAGCGGGTCGATTTCCCGGGCGTGCCCGGCGAGAAGATCGTGTTCACCCGGGTCACCACCCGCAATGGCGAGGAGACCGGCCGGGAATCCGTCGGCGAGCGGATCACCAAGCAAGCCCAGCCCAAGGTCGTTCGGGTCGGCGGCAAACAGCGGCCGACCGACGGGATCTGGGACAAGCTGGCGCAGTGCGAGGCGACCGGTAACTGGGCGATGAACAGCGGCAACGGCTACTACGGCGGCCTGCAGTTCGACAAGTCGACCTGGAATGCCTTCGGCGGCGACCAGTACGCGCCGTACCCGCACCAGGCCAGCCGCGAGCAGCAGATCGCGGTCGCGGAGAAGGTCCGGGCCTCCCGCGGTGGGGGCTACGGCGCCTGGCCGAGCTGCTCGTCCAAGCTCGGCCTCTGA
- a CDS encoding transglycosylase family protein: MTAIVICGGAPVVVASPSAGVAPTSRAAGVWDLLARCESGGNWAANTGNGYYGGLQFNPRTWAAHGGNRFSRYPHRASREQQIAIAESLRSARSGFGAWPGCARRLGLPR; this comes from the coding sequence GTGACGGCCATTGTGATCTGCGGTGGTGCACCGGTGGTGGTGGCGTCCCCGAGTGCTGGAGTAGCACCGACCTCCCGCGCCGCGGGCGTCTGGGACCTGCTCGCCAGGTGCGAGTCCGGCGGCAACTGGGCCGCCAACACCGGCAACGGCTACTACGGCGGCCTGCAGTTCAACCCTCGCACCTGGGCCGCCCACGGCGGCAACCGGTTCAGCCGGTACCCGCACCGCGCATCGCGGGAGCAGCAGATCGCCATCGCCGAGTCGCTGCGTTCGGCCCGCAGCGGCTTCGGCGCCTGGCCCGGGTGCGCCCGCAGGCTGGGATTGCCGCGATGA
- a CDS encoding TatD family hydrolase produces MSKRDKNRELPPPVPEALPASAVDAHTHLDACGAKTPDEVRAVVDRAQAAGVGRVVTVADDIASAQWAVEASTWDDRVFAAVALHPTRTKDFDDADRRVLEQLVEHPRVVAVGETGLDYYWDFSPPEPQQEAFRWHIDLAKRSGKPLMIHDREAHQDILRILAEEGAPQTVVFHCFSGDAEFARACVDAGYILSFAGTATFRNAKGLREAAQLVPVEQLVVETDAPFLTPHPFRGRPNEPYCVNYTLRNLAQLRGMTLEELVVATTATAERVFRLDQA; encoded by the coding sequence ATGAGCAAGCGCGATAAGAATCGGGAGTTGCCGCCGCCGGTGCCGGAGGCGCTGCCCGCATCGGCCGTCGACGCACACACCCACCTCGACGCGTGCGGCGCGAAGACGCCGGACGAGGTGCGTGCCGTCGTGGATCGCGCGCAGGCCGCCGGGGTCGGCCGGGTGGTGACCGTCGCCGACGACATCGCGTCCGCGCAGTGGGCGGTCGAGGCGTCCACTTGGGACGACCGGGTGTTCGCCGCGGTGGCGCTGCACCCCACCCGGACCAAGGACTTTGACGACGCCGACCGGCGGGTGCTGGAACAGCTCGTCGAACACCCGCGGGTGGTCGCGGTCGGTGAGACCGGGCTCGACTACTACTGGGACTTCTCGCCGCCGGAGCCGCAGCAGGAGGCCTTCCGCTGGCACATCGACCTGGCCAAGCGCTCCGGCAAGCCGCTGATGATCCACGACCGCGAGGCGCACCAGGACATCCTGCGGATCCTGGCCGAGGAAGGCGCTCCGCAAACCGTGGTCTTCCACTGCTTCTCCGGGGACGCCGAGTTCGCCCGGGCCTGCGTGGACGCCGGCTACATTCTGTCCTTCGCCGGGACCGCGACCTTCCGCAACGCCAAGGGCCTCCGGGAGGCCGCGCAGCTGGTGCCGGTGGAGCAGCTGGTGGTGGAAACCGACGCGCCGTTCCTGACCCCGCACCCGTTCCGCGGGCGGCCGAACGAGCCGTACTGCGTCAATTACACACTTCGGAATCTTGCCCAACTCCGTGGAATGACACTCGAAGAACTGGTGGTAGCGACCACTGCCACTGCCGAGCGAGTATTTCGCCTCGATCAGGCGTAA
- the metG gene encoding methionine--tRNA ligase, protein MSASVLTAVAWPYANGPRHIGHVSGFGVPSDVFSRYQRMAGNQVLMVSGTDEHGTPISVQAEKEGLTTRQLADKYNRVITEDLQGLGLSYDLFTRTTTGNHYEVVQQIFLALHRNGYVVPKTTTGAISPSTGRTLPDRYIEGTCPICGYDGARGDQCDNCGNQLDPADLINPVSRINGEKPEFVETEHLFLDLPAFTESLGKWLSTRTDWRPNVLKFTQNLVEDMRPRAISRDLDWGVPIPLDGWRDQPMKRFYVWFDAVIGYFSASVEWARRIGRPDAWRQWWTDPAAKGFYFMGKDNITFHAQIWPALLMGHNGQGDRGGEVGPYGELNLPGEIVSSEFLTMSGSKFSTSRGTVIYVRDFLREFGPDTLRYFISVAGPENQDTDFTWEEFVRRTNFELANEWGNLVNRSISMAAKNNGAVPAPTAPQAADAELKALSRNAFDTVGGHLQRSRFRAGAQEAMRVVSAANKYLSDQEPWKLKDDPDRRDAVLHTALQVVSDANTLLTPFLPHSAQKVHELLGGTGVWAAQPEIREVSDLDDPSIEYPVLMGDYAAERATWRSTEIEVGRPLRKPTPLFAKLDPKLGETGPEWAPIEG, encoded by the coding sequence ATGAGTGCCTCTGTGTTGACCGCTGTGGCCTGGCCCTATGCGAACGGCCCGCGGCACATCGGCCACGTATCCGGCTTCGGTGTGCCCTCGGACGTCTTCTCGCGCTACCAGCGAATGGCGGGCAATCAGGTGCTCATGGTGTCCGGCACCGACGAGCACGGCACCCCGATCTCGGTGCAGGCCGAGAAGGAGGGCCTGACCACCCGCCAGCTCGCGGACAAGTACAACCGGGTGATCACCGAGGACCTGCAGGGCCTCGGCCTGTCCTACGACCTGTTCACCCGCACCACTACGGGCAACCACTACGAGGTCGTTCAGCAGATCTTCCTGGCGTTGCACCGCAACGGCTACGTCGTGCCGAAGACCACCACCGGCGCGATCAGCCCGTCCACCGGCCGCACGCTGCCCGACCGCTACATCGAGGGCACCTGCCCGATCTGCGGTTACGACGGCGCGCGCGGCGACCAGTGCGACAACTGCGGCAACCAGCTCGATCCGGCCGACCTGATCAATCCGGTGTCGCGCATCAACGGGGAGAAGCCGGAGTTCGTCGAAACCGAACACCTGTTCCTGGATCTGCCCGCGTTCACCGAGTCGCTGGGCAAGTGGCTGTCCACCCGCACCGACTGGCGGCCCAACGTCCTGAAGTTCACCCAGAACCTGGTCGAGGACATGCGACCGCGGGCGATCAGCCGGGACCTGGACTGGGGCGTGCCGATCCCGCTGGACGGCTGGCGCGACCAGCCGATGAAGCGGTTCTACGTCTGGTTCGACGCGGTGATCGGCTACTTCTCGGCCAGCGTCGAGTGGGCCCGCCGGATCGGGCGGCCCGACGCCTGGCGGCAGTGGTGGACCGACCCGGCCGCCAAGGGCTTCTACTTCATGGGCAAGGACAACATCACCTTCCACGCCCAGATCTGGCCGGCGCTGCTGATGGGCCACAACGGCCAGGGCGACCGGGGCGGCGAGGTCGGCCCTTACGGTGAGTTGAACCTGCCCGGCGAGATCGTCTCCAGCGAGTTCCTCACGATGAGCGGGTCGAAGTTCTCCACCTCCCGCGGCACGGTGATCTACGTGCGGGACTTCCTGCGCGAGTTCGGCCCGGACACCCTGCGGTACTTCATCTCGGTGGCCGGTCCGGAGAACCAGGACACCGACTTCACCTGGGAGGAGTTCGTCCGGCGCACCAACTTCGAGCTGGCCAACGAGTGGGGCAACCTGGTCAACCGGTCCATCTCGATGGCCGCGAAGAACAATGGTGCGGTGCCCGCGCCGACCGCGCCGCAGGCCGCCGATGCGGAGCTGAAAGCGTTGTCCCGCAACGCTTTTGACACCGTCGGCGGGCACCTGCAGCGGTCCCGGTTCCGGGCCGGCGCGCAGGAGGCCATGCGGGTTGTATCGGCAGCGAACAAGTACTTGTCCGACCAGGAGCCGTGGAAGCTCAAGGACGACCCGGATCGGCGGGACGCCGTGCTGCACACGGCGTTGCAGGTCGTCTCCGACGCCAACACGCTGCTCACCCCGTTCCTGCCGCACTCGGCGCAGAAGGTGCATGAACTGCTCGGCGGCACCGGGGTCTGGGCGGCCCAGCCGGAGATCCGCGAGGTGTCCGATCTGGATGACCCGAGCATCGAGTACCCGGTGCTGATGGGCGACTACGCCGCCGAGCGGGCGACGTGGCGTTCCACCGAGATCGAGGTCGGGCGGCCGCTGCGGAAGCCGACGCCGCTGTTCGCCAAGCTCGACCCGAAGCTCGGCGAGACCGGCCCCGAATGGGCTCCGATCGAGGGCTGA